In the Archocentrus centrarchus isolate MPI-CPG fArcCen1 chromosome 11, fArcCen1, whole genome shotgun sequence genome, tttttttcttttcagttggGCTGTATGTAAAACTCTGTGCCAAATTACATTTCAGCTTTGCTGTGTCAAAGGTTGGAGCTTGCACGATGCTCTCTCAAACACTGGAATGGTCTCCTTTATCAGGAAAATGTCACATTATGCAAGGACACACCATGACCCTGTACTGAttgcagcacattttttttagcagttaaagcattttaattGATCCCATTAATGTGGCTGGGAAATAAGCCTAACTGAGAGAAATAACTTGTGCGTTGGCCCTATTACAAAATGGTAAagtactgtttattttttacttgaAGAGACACGCGGCAGGGTTTGACCAAAGGCCAGTCAACACCAGCAACACCATATGTATGAAATGAAATAGATTTACTGTACATGTTCAAGAATATTCAcagataaatacaaataaattcaGTACAGATGCATCAGCCGAGCACATGgttattttttctctccagcTTTTGCCTGCAGGTCCTTGGCGATGCAGCGGGATTGAAAGGCATTCAGCATCTCACTGCCGGTCAAATTTGCTCCCTTCATCAGCAGCTTCTCTCCATCTACTGTAGAAAAGAGGgacaaaaacacaatgagatGACTCATAGGCACAACAATCTTAAGGAGTACAAAAGGGAAATGGTCAAAAGTCCACTCTGAGCAAAAGTCAAGTAATACACACTGTGGTTCTGCTGACCTATGGCATAGACGTTTCCAGTTTTGTAAATGCCTGACtcactgtgtgtgagtgatacTAACTGGTTGATTTCGAGAAGTAAAAATATCAGTATGAAATTCCAAAACTAGGTCATATGTTTCTGAGTGTATAAACCCCACACATGTGACATTTCCAGGACTTTATGCTGTCTTTCTGCTTaaagaacaaacagacttaCCACCTGTGGTTTCCCACGGTCATAAGCGAACATaagcatacactatattgccaaaagtattcactcacccatccaaaacattgaattcaggtgttccaatcacttccattgACACAGAAGtacaaaatcaagcacctaggtatTCAGGCTGCTtctacaagcatttgtgaaagaatgggtcgctctcaggagctcagtgaattccagcatggcaCCGTGATAAGACGCCACccgtgcaacaagtccagtgaTGAAATTTTACAGCTATGAAATATTCtgcagtcaactgttagtggtattaaaacaaagtggaagtgattgggaaaaACAACAATTCAGCCAACAAGTGgcaggccacgtaaaatcacagagcggggtcagcggatgctgaggtgcatagtgcgcagaggtcgccagctttctgcagagtcagtcgctacagacctccaagctccacgtggccttcagattagctcaagaacagtgcatagagagcttcatggaatgggtttccatggccgagcagctacatccaagtcttacatcacCAGGGTTAATGCATCAGCTGCAGTGGTGtgaagcacactgccactggactctagagcagtggagacgtgttctctgaagtaacaaatcacacttctctgtgtGCCAAtccgatggacgagtctgggtttggtagttaccaggagaacggtaactatctgactgcattgtgccaagtgtaaagtttggtggatgcttcagcataccaagatattagacaatttcatgctcccaactttgttggaacagtttggggacgaccccttcctgttccaacatgactgcacaccagtgcacaaagcaggtccttaaaaacactgatgagtttggtgtggaagaacttgactggcctgcacagtcctGACCTCTACCCACAAgatcacctttgggatgaattagagcagagactgagccagaccttcttgtccaacatcatgTTGacgtcactcaagttcatatgcacgtgaaggtagatgagtgaatacatctggcagtatagtgtatcttGAGGGGCTTTGAAAAAACACAACCACTTggagtaaatgaaaaaaattcaattaaaacagGTCAAAACTGTGTTGGTTCTAAAATTCAGTGAACATCTTAGTTGTCTGTCCTCTCTCAGCACACTTCTCTTAGATTCCACTTCTTTCTCAACCAGCTTTGTAAATTAGCTGGATTTAAACTTGCTTGAGGTACCAAACCTAGCACCCATGTTTTAGTATAAAAATCATCAATGCTAGGCTATCCAGTTATGAAACTGTAGATTACTTCAGACAGCTGAGTGAACAGCGCTGACTATCCTATCCAAAGGAACTCCACCCATGACAATACTCCCGTTGAGTCCTAAAGTTTAATGGTAGCCTCCTCCACTTGTAttagcatgtctttggacctcATTAAGGGCCAAActgtaacaccccccccccaaacattGTAATGTGCTCACATCATACTTACTATAAGTAATATCCACTACCGGTTCAGACTTGTCATGTTTCACCACCGGTATGACCTCACAGTTCATGTTGGTACTTCGGGCCTTCTCTGAGCCCACTAGAGCCAGAAACTCCCTGTGGGGGAAGAAAAAGCGTGTTTTTATATCTATTGTATAACATGTGAAACATGACTAAGTAGGTACACTCACAGGCCACTTTAATAGGTACTCCTATTCAAATGCTTGTTAACGTAAATATCtagtcagccaatcacatggcagcagctcaacaTGTTTGGGCatttagacatggtcaagatgacctgctgaagttcaaaccgagcatcgaGGATGGCCACTCGCCTTTGAGCTGGTAGGAAGGCAacggtaactcaaataaccactcgttacaaccaagatatgcagaagagcatctctgaaccttGATGCTGATGCCctatagcagcagaagacaATGCCAggtaccactcctgtcagctaagaacaggaaaccgtGGCTACCAAAAGTGGATGatagaagattagaaaaatgcTGCCCGGTCTGAAGAGTCTCGATTACATTCAGATGGTAGCAGTGGCGTTCCATCAGGACAAGCAAGGCAAGCAGTGCTTGGTTTAGCAAATCTAAAAACAGACATAGACCAAAGGCTTACCAAAGTGCCTTGCCTTTatattactgccatcttgtggccacagtCATCTATTGTCACTGAAAGCTCCGCTTGTTTCGTATTCATAGGAAACTGTAGCTGTCTCAATTTTATGGGCATGCAGATCTCCTGCTTACAATGACTGGAGCTGGGTAAGCTGAGAGGCCAGCAGCTTATGTTTTTGTTAGTGGTTTGTGCATGCGCATTGTGGATAAAGAACTCTGGTCTGAAGGTGAACTGATGGGAGACCAACACGCGAGGCAAGCTGCCGccagctctgctttcactgttcTGAGATCAGATACAAGCTGCTTTGTGTGGAAACAGCTGGCATTAACAAGTAAATGAGTTTCAGTGATTTATCATCCTAACAGCGTTTCCTCTTGCTAACCACCTTGGCCAACATGTGTGATGTAGAGAAGATGGAGAGTGAAAAAGTTGTTTATAACTCCTTTAGTACATTAGCAAGGAAAGCTCTGAGGATGATGGAGACGGGACAGCAGCTCTGACCATGTCCGGTTTAATAAAACAGGCGAGCTGAGCAGGTGCTCAGCAACACTTTCAGATCAGCATCTATGAGAAATCACTTGGTTGACtaaatgtaaaaagtttaaCCAGCTCTTTTGCCAACAcaccagcttcatttttcattaatattttaatcacCTCTGTAGATACTGACACTTAACcatgatgcacacacacaaagctttttaattcagctgattttttttttttttattaatatgtgcttttttaaaatcaagatGTAGGCATGTGTTTCTGAGCTCATgaacaagtgtttttttttttttgtttgtttgtttgttttcttttcagagaTATCTGGCCCTGGACAGCCGTCTCTGCTCGCCCTTCTGTGAAAGTCACCGCACACCACTGAATTGTAGAGTCAAAATTGGCATAAACatgatgaaagcatgaatccatTCTGCCTTTCACCAACatttcatctcaaactggtttcttgaacatgtcaatgagttcactgcactcaaacaacctccacagtcaccatatCTCCAGGTCTCCAAgacagcacctttgggatgtggtagaacaTGAGAGagacatcatggatgtgcagccaataaatctgcagcaactataTGATGCtctcatgtcaacatggaccaacatctctgtttccagcaccttgttgtaGCTATGCATGAAGAAATAAAGCATTTCTCAAACATATCtgtcatgaatgatatcaagtcattttgagccagaaaGAAGATTCCTGtcacaaagtgacttttatttatCCTTTATATATCCAGGTGAAAAgtttcactgacattaaaaatgtgtttttcaagaGGGATATGGCCAAGATGGCAGCAGAAatttccaatctcattgtacattcagTATGACAAAGGCATTCTATTATATTCGAAATGGCAAAATCATAATATTACAGCTCTATAAAGTTATTTAAAATGGCCAAAAAAGGATAGATTGATCATAATGTAGAAACAATAACGCAGATTCATAAAGATACTTGtgaaacaggtcatttctttatcCTGAAATCCTGCTCACTATAGACTATTTACCAATGTAAGTAAAGATATCAgacatacaacacacacatcGAAACATCGGAAATCACCTGTTGGCACGACGTGACCTGTGCAATTTAACGAACAAAACAATAGCGAGTGTGGAGATTTCGTCCATCTACCAGCGCAAGTTAAACGTGTTTTTAAACTTCAATTCATTGCGTTTGGAAAGGCTATCGCTAACAACCGCCTTATTGCCAAATTACGACTATTATCTGCGTTTCACTCGCACGAAACGGCTCTGCGACACGACAGCAGCATCAAACGCGCCTTTCTTACCGTGTGGACCGGACGTTGGACTCAAACGGACAAAACTGAACGGTAATTTTCTTCACAGCCTTCAGCACCACGGTAGCCTTACTGGGAGCCGCCATGTTTTGTTTAATGACCTCTAACCTCACTACAGAGTGCGGCTTCTCACGGGAGCCACGAGAGGGCGCCAGAGGATAAAGAATTCCAGCGGCTCTGAGGCGCAAACGCTTCACCAACAGGCACAATGTAGAGGTAATTGTTATCAAATAGGAGAAGACAGTGTTGTTAAATGATAACAGTGATTgggtttattttattgttgcattTATAGTTTGAATTCATGGTTTTACGCGTTGTTGCGTTGCATGTATTTTCCTGTAGCTCTATCTCCAATCACAGTTGGAAATTGAATCACTTCAATTTCCACATCCACAGATTAGAATAATTAATCTATAAACAAAGCATGGACACACTAACTTCCTCTTTACAGTCTGTCACAGCTGATTTTCTCTTTGCTCTCAGAAATTATGCATTAACTTTTGAAGTTAAACATTGTCTAGAGCAGATATTGCTAGTACTCAGAACTGTTTAATATCAGATTTGAAAGGGGAAATTATTGTTGCAATGTTTTTCTCAGCTCAGTGATAACACCACAAGTTGCAGTAAGGCCTTTATGCAACAGTGTCAGCTATTTAAAAACACGCATTGCGTTCACAGTGACAAATTCAGAGGAAAACCAGCTTTCCTGCAATCATCAGGGCTTTGTTAGAAGGGGTCAGTAAGGAACTAAGTCAATAAAGGAGGTTCTGCTGTTCAAATAGGCAATCAAACAGGCACAACTCATTATCAAATGGGCAAGGAGGATGGGAAGCTTCTGCTACTTTCAGCGTTCAGAATGGTCAACAGCTCTTGAAGGTGAGAGCAAAGTGTGAGATAAATTGAATTATTGAATAAAACAAGTAGgtttctgcagcagcacatcAAAACACCATGCAAGCTTTGGGTGTTTACCCTGAATATTCCTTGAGAAACTGAAGCTTTACAAGCCTTCTGTGATCAGCTATTTTCCTCTCAttaaacaacttaaaaaaaaaaagaggaagaaactcTGCATGTACTAATGACCTTATCTACACGTTTTATGCTAAACGTACAACTGCGCACTTCCTTGACCTTGACCCTTGCTTGCTGCGGCCGAGTATTTATAGGCACCCCTGGTTTCAGGGCGTGAGTCGAACAAATGTGTTGTTCTCAGATCAGTACTCCCGAGTATGTGCAGTTTATCCCAGCTTTAACACGCCTCGAGTCTCTTTCCTGTGAGCGATAGCCTGACCCAGCCTGCGACAGGCAGTGGAGGCACGGGGCTCTAAATTTAAACATTAGGCCACTGAGAAGTAGAAGCATTTCCtatacagcccccccccccccccccccccccctctcccaccaccaccaccaccaccaccaccacacacacacacacacacacacaaaaacaaacacacaaaaagtagCTGTTGGAGCCATAGTGGAAGCAAGTGGGTGAGAGGGCGGTGGAGAAACAATAAGAGCTCCAGGGGATGTTGAcctcaaagacaaaaaaaaaaaacaggtattGTCTTAGTGTAGGAGTTCATCTATGAAGGTCTCTGTCTGGACAATATTAACTTATGAAATGGACCTCCTGGGAAGCTGGGGTGTTTAGCATGTTCTGCCCGAgtcctttaaagaaaaaaaagcagcatgttGGAAGAAATTCATGGTCTGTCACCATGAGCCAGAGTGCCATGACCTTGTTTTTAATTCTTATCTGCTCCTTAAGACTGACACCCAGTTTAGGTATGATTATAAGAGGCTGTGAGTGAAAGAATGAATCAGGAATTACTGCAAATGAATGCCTGACAGGTATGTAATACCAGTGATTTAACTTCTGGGCAAAGGTGGAACATTATTGCAAAGGGCTGGGACTTTGCGGAATCATAAGGGCGTACCTGTAACACAAAATTACAGCATTGCtgacaaaactgaaagaaatcaAACACAGAGTTCATCATTGTATTCATAATAGCGAGCTCTATTT is a window encoding:
- the mrpl53 gene encoding large ribosomal subunit protein mL53; the protein is MAAPSKATVVLKAVKKITVQFCPFESNVRSTREFLALVGSEKARSTNMNCEVIPVVKHDKSEPVVDITYIDGEKLLMKGANLTGSEMLNAFQSRCIAKDLQAKAGEKK